One stretch of Eupeodes corollae chromosome 2, idEupCoro1.1, whole genome shotgun sequence DNA includes these proteins:
- the LOC129944367 gene encoding vasotab-TY1-like yields MKVFIFVLFTTACLLAVTYAQNKNCDAICSEIFKPVCATKDKGKTYRTFGNSCHLGNENCKTKNAYKTVDIKKCK; encoded by the exons ATgaaagtattcatttttgtactttttacaacgg cATGCCTGTTAGCTGTTACTTACGCTCAAAATAAGAATTGTGATGCCATTTGTTCTGAAATATTCAAACCAGTTTGTGCAACTAAGGATAAAGGAAAAACTTATCGCACCTTTGGAAACAGTTGTCACTTAGGAAATGAAAATTGCAAAACTAAAAATG ctTATAAGACCgttgatataaaaaaatgtaaatag